In Castor canadensis chromosome 11, mCasCan1.hap1v2, whole genome shotgun sequence, a single genomic region encodes these proteins:
- the Cacng1 gene encoding voltage-dependent calcium channel gamma-1 subunit produces the protein MSQTKALKVRVTLFCILVGIVLATAAVVTDHWAVLSPHLEHHNATCEAAHFGLWRICTTRVAVNSMEDKSCGRITLSGEKNCSYFRHFNPGESSEIFEFTTQKEYSISAAAISIFSLGFIIVGTICALLSFGKKRDYLLRPASMFYAFAGLCIFVSLEVMRQSVRRMIDSEDTVWIEYYYSWSFACACTAFILLFLGGLALLLFSLPPMPQNPWESCMDAQPEH, from the exons ATGTCCCAGACCAAAGCACTGAAGGTTCGTGTGACCCTCTTCTGCATTCTGGTGGGCATTGTGCTGGCCACAGCAGCTGTGGTGACCGACCACTGGGCCGTGCTGAGCCCCCACCTAGAGCACCACAATGCTACCTGTGAGGCGGCCCACTTCGGCCTCTGGAGGATTTGCACCACACGTGTCGCCGTGAACAGCATGGAGGACAAGAGCTGTGGACGCATCACGCTGTCAGGGG AGAAGAATTGCTCCTACTTTCGGCATTTCAACCCAGGCGAGAGCTCCGAGATCTTCGAATTCACCACTCAGAAGG AGTACAGCATCTCCGCGGCGGCCATCTCCATCTTCAGCCTCGGTTTCATCATCGTGGGCACCATCTGTGCACTTCTGTCCTTCGGGAAGAAGCGGGATTACCTGCTGAGGCCAGCGTCCATGTTCTATGCCTTTGCAG GGCTGTGCATCTTCGTGTCGCTAGAGGTCATGCGGCAGTCGGTGAGGCGCATGATCGACAGTGAGGACACGGTGTGGATCGAGTATTACTATTCCTGGTCCTTTGCCTGTGCCTGCACAGCCTTCATCCTGCTCTTCCTCGGTGGGCTGGCCCTCCTGCTCTTCTCCCTGCCTCCAATGCCCCAGAACCCCTGGGAGTCCTGCATGGATGCTCAGCCTGAGCACTAG